The following proteins come from a genomic window of Lolium rigidum isolate FL_2022 chromosome 5, APGP_CSIRO_Lrig_0.1, whole genome shotgun sequence:
- the LOC124652558 gene encoding vacuolar-sorting receptor 1-like: MELRSTPPATRRLLLLLAWAALLCTFCCSCEGRFVVEKNSLKVTAPDALKGTYECAIGNFGVPQYGGTMVGVVAYPKANRKACKSFDDFDISYKAKPGSFPTFLLVDRGDCFFTKKAWNAQNAGVAAILVADDKDEPLITMDTPEESGRQDYLENITIASALITKSFGDRLRKAVEKGDMVNVNLDWRESLPHPDERVEYEFWTNSNDECGPKCDSQIDFVKSFKGPAQILEKKGYTQFTPHYITWYCPESFTSSKQCKSQCINHGRYCAPDPEQDFSKGYDGKDVVVQNLRQVCVYQVAKDSQKPWLWWDYVTDFAIRCPMKENKYTKECTDEVIKSLGLDHKAIDKCIGDPDADKENPVLKAEQDAQIGKGARGDVTILPTLVINNRQYRGKLDKGAVLKALCAGFKETTEPAVCLSEDIQTNECLENNGGCWHDKAANISACKDTFRGRVCECPVVKGVKFVGDGYTHCEALGSGRCEIDNGGCWKETRNGLTLSACTDGGCKCPHGFKGDGVHKCEDVDECKEKTACQCKECKCKNTWGSYECGCGDGLLYMKEHDTCISKNAAGQVGWNFLWVIFFGLAATGIAGYAVYKYRIRSYMDSEIRAIMAQYMPLDNQGDISSHSHHIEM, encoded by the exons ATGGAGCTCCGATCCACaccgccggcgacgcggcggctgctgctgctgctggcgtgGGCGGCTCTCCTGTGCACCTTCTGCTGCTCCTGCGAGGGGAGGTTCGTCGTCGAGAAGAACAGCCTCAAGGTCACGGCGCCGGACGCGCTCAAGGGCACCTACGAGTGCGCCATTGGCAACTTCGGCGTGCCCCAGTACGGCGGCACCATGGTCGGCGTCGTCGCCTACCCCAAGGCCAACCGGAAGGCCTGCAAGAGCTTCGACGACTTCGACATCTCCTACAAGGCCAAGCCCGGGTCTTTCCCCACCTTCTTGCTCGTAGACAGGGGAG ATTGCTTCTTCACAAAGAAGGCATGGAACGCGCAGAACGCAGGAGTGGCGGCTATCCTTGTCGCCGATGACAAGGATGAGCCGCTAATTACGATGGACACGCCTGAAGAGAGCGGGAGGCAGGATTATTTAGAGAACATCACCATTGCGTCAGCGCTGATAACCAAAAGCTTCGGGGACAGGCTCAGGAAAGCAGTCGAGAAGGGCGACATGGTTAATGTGAATTTGGATTGGAGGGAGTCCCTGCCTCACCCTGACGAGCGTGTCGAGTATGAATTTTGGACCAACAGTAACGATGAGTGTGGTCCAAAATGTGACAGCCAGATTGATTTTGTCAAGAGCTTCAAAGGACCGGCACAGATACTTGAGAAGAAAGGTTACACACAGTTCACTCCTCATTACATTACCTGGTATTGCCCGGAGTCCTTCACGTCAAGCAAGCAGTGCAAGTCCCAGTGTATCAACCACGGGAGGTACTGTGCGCCTGACCCTGAACAGGATTTCAGCAAAGGGTATGATGGGAAAGATGTGGTGGTTCAGAATTTACGACAAGTTTGTGTTTATCAAGTTGCTAAGGACAGTCAGAAACCCTGGTTGTGGTGGGACTATGTGACTGATTTTGCAATTCGCTGCCCAATGAAGGAAAATAAGTACACTAAGGAATGTACTGATGAAGTGATCAAGTCACTTG GACTTGATCACAAAGCAATAGATAAGTGCATTGGTGATCCAGATGCTGATAAAGAAAACCCTGTGCTGAAAGCCGAACAAGATGCTCAG ATTGGCAAAGGCGCCCGTGGTGATGTCACTATATTACCGACACTAGTCATCAATAATAGACAATACAGAG GAAAACTTGACAAAGGAGCAGTTCTTAAGGCACTTTGTGCAGGCTTTAAAGAAACTACTGAGCCTGCTGTCTGCTTGAGTGAAG ATATACAAACTAATGAGTGTTTGGAGAACAATGGTGGCTGTTGGCATGATAAGGCTGCTAATATATCTGCATGCAAG GATACTTTCCGTGGAAGAGTTTGCGAATGTCCGGTTGTGAAAGGTGTAAAATTTGTTGGCGATGGCTACACTCATTGTGAAG CATTAGGATCTGGGCGCTGCGAGATTGACAATGGAGGATGTTGGAAAGAGACCAGGAATGGTCTAACACTCTCTGCCTGCACT GATGGTGGCTGCAAATGCCCACATGGATTCAAAGGGGACGGTGTTCACAAATGTGAAG atgTTGATGAGTGCAAGGAAAAGACTGCATGCCAGTGCAAAGAGTGCAAATGCAAGAACACATGGGGAAGCTATGAGTGTGGCTGCGGTGATGGCCTCCTGTACATGAAGGAGCACGATACGTGCATAA GCAAAAATGCAGCAGGACAGGTAGGCTGGAATTTCCTATGGGTTATCTTCTTTGGCCTAGCAGCAACAGGAATTGCAGGATACGCGGTGTACAAGTACAGGATCCGG AGCTATATGGATTCGGAGATCCGGGCTATCATGGCGCAGTACATGCCCCTGGACAACCAGGGAGATATCTCCAGTCATTCTCACCATATCGAGATGTGA
- the LOC124652559 gene encoding chalcone isomerase-like protein 2 — MGSEHEKTVDVEGIPFPQEIIAGAKTLSLVGHGVTDIEIHFLQIKFNAIGVYLDTDGVVEHLQGWKGKNQLLEDDAFFNALVSAPVEKVLRLVVIKEIKGSQYGVQLESSVRDRLVATDSYDDDEEEALEKVADFFQSKYFRPGSVVTFHFPATPTGAAAEISFATEGKEETKVAVENAGVAEMIQRWYLGGESAVSQSTVKSLAEHFAAVLSSP, encoded by the exons a TGGGATCGGAGCACGAGAAGACCGTGGACGTGGAAGGCATCCCCTTCCCGCAGGAGATCATCGCCGGCGCCAAGACGCTCTcgctcgtcggccatg GCGTCACGGACATTGAGATCCATTTTCTCCAGATCAAGTTCAACGCCATCGGAGTCTACCTCGACACGGACGGCGTTGTGGAGCATCTGCAGGGCTGGAAGGGGAAGAACCAGCTGCTGGAAGACGACGCTTTCTTCAACGCCCTCGTCTCCG CTCCGGTGGAGAAGGTTCTGAGGCTGGTGGTGATCAAGGAGATCAAGGGCTCGCAGTACGGCGTGCAGCTCGAGAGCTCCGTCAGGGACCGGCTCGTGGCGACCGACAgctacgacgacgacgaggaggaggcgctcGAGAAGGTCGCCGACTTCTTCCAGTCCAAGTACTTCAGGCCAGGGTCCGTAGTCACCTTCCACTTTCCGGCCACCCCCACGGGCGCCGCGGCCGAGATATCGTTCGCGACGGAGGGCAAGGAGGAGACCAAGGTGGCCGTGGAGAATGCCGGCGTTGCGGAGATGATCCAGAGGTGGTACCTCGGCGGCGAGTCGGCGGTGTCGCAGAGCACCGTCAA